In Triticum aestivum cultivar Chinese Spring chromosome 5B, IWGSC CS RefSeq v2.1, whole genome shotgun sequence, the following proteins share a genomic window:
- the LOC123116234 gene encoding myb-related protein 306 has translation MGRPPCCDKVGVKKGPWTPEEDLMLVSYIQEHGPGNWRAVPTNTGLMRCSKSCRLRWTNYLRPGIKRGNFNDQEEKLIVHLQALLGNRWAAIASYLPERTDNDIKNYWNTHLKKKLKKMQDAGGNDGGSEGAGAAGVGGGVAKAAAPKGQWERRLQTDIHTARQALRDALSLEPSQPAALAAPALPTPPGSVTTYASSADNIARLLEGWMRPGSSSKGPEASGSTSSTTATTRQQPQCSWDGAASASASHSGGAAGAAAAQTPEGSTETSKLAGAGAGGAPPAFSMLENWLLDDGMGHGEAGLMDDVVPLGDPSEFF, from the exons ATGGGGAGGCCTCCGTGCTGCGACAAGGTGGGCGTCAAGAAGGGGCCGTGGACGCCGGAGGAGGACCTCATGCTCGTCTCCTACATCCAGGAGCACGGCCCAGGGAACTGGCGCGCCGTGCCGACCAACACCG GGCTGATGCGGTGCAGCAAGAGCTGCCGGCTTCGGTGGACCAACTACCTTCGGCCGGGGATCAAGCGCGGCAACTTCAACGACCAGGAGGAGAAGCTCATCGTCCACCTCCAGGCGCTGCTCGGCAACCG TTGGGCGGCGATAGCGTCCTACTTGCCCGAGAGGACGGACAACGACATCAAGAACTACTGGAACACCCATCtcaagaagaagctcaagaagatgcaGGACGCCGGAGGGAACGACGGCGGCTCGGAGGGCGCCGGCGCCGCCGGTGTCGGTGGTGGCGTCGCCAAGGCGGCCGCTCCCAAAGGGCAGTGGGAGCGCCGGCTGCAGACGGACATCCACACTGCGCGGCAGGCCCTGCGCGACGCGCTCTCTCTAGAGCCCTCACAGCCCGCCGCGCTGGCGGCGCCGGCGCTGCCGACGCCTCCGGGGTCGGTGACGACGTACGCGTCGAGCGCGGACAACATCGCGCGCCTACTGGAGGGCTGGATGCGCCCCGGGAGCAGCAGCAAGGGGCCGGAGGCGTCGGGGTCGACGTCGTCCACTACGGCGACGACCCGCCAGCAGCCACAGTGCTCCTGGGATGGCGCGGCGTCCGCGTCGGCGAGTCACAGCGGCGGCGCGGCCGGGGCGGCAGCAGCGCAGACTCCCGAGGGCTCGACCGAGACGAGCAAGCTGGCCGGCGCCGGGGCCGGCGGCGCCCCGCCGGCGTTCTCCATGCTGGAGAACTGGCTGCTTGACGACGGCATGGGGCACGGCGAGGCGGGACTCATGGACGACGTGGTGCCACTAGGGGACCCCAGTGAGTTCTTCTAA